One Bos indicus x Bos taurus breed Angus x Brahman F1 hybrid chromosome 6, Bos_hybrid_MaternalHap_v2.0, whole genome shotgun sequence genomic window carries:
- the NEUROG2 gene encoding neurogenin-2: MFVKSETLELKEEEDVLVLLGSASPASAALTPVSSSADEEEEEELGAAGGARRQLGAEAGPAALGGSPGGAEGCRPARLLGVVHECKRRPSRARAVSRGAKTAETVQRIKKTRRLKANNRERNRMHNLNAALDALREVLPTFPEDAKLTKIETLRFAHNYIWALTETLRLADHCGGGSLPGALFSEAVILSPGGTSAALSNSGDSPSPASTWSCTNSPAESSSASSNSTSPYSCTLSPASPEGSDMDYWQPPPPDKHRYAPHLPIVRDCI; this comes from the coding sequence ATGTTCGTCAAATCCGAGACCTTGGAGTTAAAGGAGGAAGAGGACGTGCTGGTGCTGCTTGGCTCGGCCTCCCCCGCCTCAGCGGCTCTGACCCCTGTATCTTCCAGCGCTgacgaggaggaagaggaggagctggGCGCGGCGGGCGGAGCGCGTCGGCAGCTTGGGGCAGAGGCCGGGCCCGCGGCTCTGGGCGGCTCGCCGGGAGGAGCCGAGGGCTGCCGGCCGGCGCGGCTGCTGGGTGTGGTTCATGAGTGCAAGCGGCGCCCTTCGAGGGCAAGGGCTGTTTCTCGCGGCGCCAAGACGGCCGAGACGGTGCAGCGCATCAAGAAGACCCGTAGACTGAAGGCCAACAACCGCGAGCGCAACCGCATGCACAATCTGAACGCGGCGCTGGACGCGCTGCGTGAGGTGCTCCCCACATTCCCAGAGGACGCCAAGCTCACCAAGATCGAGACCCTGCGTTTCGCCCACAACTACATATGGGCGCTCACCGAGACCCTGCGCCTGGCTGACCACTGTGGCGGCGGCAGCCTGCCTGGGGCGCTCTTCTCGGAGGCAGTCATACTGAGTCCGGGAGGCACTAGCGCCGCCTTGAGCAACAGCGGAGACAGCCCTTCGCCCGCCTCCACGTGGAGCTGCACAAACAGCCCCGCGGAGTCTTCCTCGGCGTCCTCCAACTCCACCTCCCCCTACAGCTGCACTTTATCTCCCGCCAGCCCGGAGGGTTCAGACATGGACTATTGGCAGCCCCCACCTCCAGACAAGCACCGCTACGCACCTCACCTCCCCATAGTCAGGGACTGTATCTAG